Within Verrucomicrobiota bacterium, the genomic segment TGGCACCGCTTCGGTCTCTGGGGTCTGGCCTTGATCGCTCCGGTCTCGGTTGGCCCTCAGGCTACCGCGATCCTTGCCCTGGCGATGGGGGAGTCACCCCGAAGAATCCAGTGGGCTATCTCGCTGGGCATTATCCCCTGGGTCCTGTTGTCCGCATACCTGA encodes:
- a CDS encoding DNA-binding protein, encoding WHRFGLWGLALIAPVSVGPQATAILALAMGESPRRIQWAISLGIIPWVLLSAYLTSLGFNIFK